Proteins co-encoded in one Thermodesulfobacteriota bacterium genomic window:
- the dusB gene encoding tRNA dihydrouridine synthase DusB, which yields MRIGPLQLSNNLVLAPMAGITDYPFRQVAREMGCGLTVTEMVSADGLVRKGPSFLKRVRGEHPLLVQLFGSNPEVLAEAAAMAEAMGADGIDLNMGCPAKQVIQAEAGVALMRSPEKVRRILQSMRKRICGVLTVKIRSGWSEEEQNAVEIARIAEDCGVDAITVHPRTRTQGFRGKADWTVIEAVKRTVRIPVIGNGDVKSHSLIRKMVDETGCDGVMIGRGALGNPWIFHEGSSDSGEGKSPLPFETRRLTLLRHLSLIEDYYEEREVAFQMRKHLIWYTKGLPHCTIFHARLFALKEKEQVREAADSYFDSLLRRGPWR from the coding sequence ACGGATTATCCCTTCAGACAGGTGGCCAGAGAGATGGGCTGCGGCCTGACGGTGACGGAGATGGTGAGCGCAGACGGCCTTGTCCGGAAGGGGCCCTCGTTTCTCAAAAGGGTGCGCGGGGAGCATCCCCTTTTGGTCCAGCTCTTCGGTTCCAACCCGGAGGTGCTTGCCGAGGCTGCGGCGATGGCGGAGGCGATGGGTGCCGATGGGATCGACCTCAACATGGGATGCCCGGCCAAGCAGGTGATCCAGGCGGAGGCGGGCGTGGCGTTGATGCGTTCTCCGGAGAAGGTCAGGAGGATTTTGCAATCGATGCGGAAGAGGATCTGCGGTGTCCTGACCGTGAAGATTCGTTCGGGATGGAGCGAGGAGGAGCAGAATGCCGTCGAGATCGCCCGGATCGCGGAGGATTGCGGGGTCGATGCCATCACGGTCCATCCCAGGACGAGGACACAGGGTTTTCGGGGAAAGGCCGACTGGACAGTGATCGAGGCGGTCAAGAGGACGGTCCGGATCCCGGTGATCGGGAACGGAGATGTCAAAAGTCACTCTCTCATCCGGAAGATGGTCGACGAGACGGGTTGCGACGGCGTCATGATCGGAAGGGGGGCCCTCGGAAATCCCTGGATCTTCCATGAAGGTTCTTCTGACTCTGGCGAGGGGAAGTCCCCCCTTCCCTTCGAAACCCGACGATTGACCCTCCTTCGCCATCTCTCGTTGATCGAGGACTATTACGAGGAGAGGGAGGTGGCCTTTCAGATGCGAAAGCACCTCATTTGGTATACGAAAGGGCTTCCCCATTGTACCATCTTCCATGCTCGCCTCTTCGCCCTGAAAGAGAAAGAACAGGTGAGAGAGGCGGCGGATTCCTATTTCGATTCCTTGCTGAGGAGGGGGCCATGGCGGTGA